The following proteins come from a genomic window of Campylobacter concisus:
- the fabD gene encoding ACP S-malonyltransferase has protein sequence MKKFAFVFAGQGSQSIGMGKDFYENFSTTKLLLNDACNDTGIDYKELLFTQNDKLDKTEFTQPAIVLNSLMTYLAFSNFIKEKPEFSLGHSLGEFTALAVSGAFNFIDAIRLVNLRGKFMQEACVGKDAGMMVVLGLSDEVVEEICKKAREEGLQIYAANYNCDGQIVVAGVRADLVSYEAKFKEAGAKRAMLLNMSVASHCPILEPASVRLASELESTLATNFSPVVSNVNAKIYTDKSEALVLLKEQLIKPVCYKQSIKNYENDVDCFIELGAATLKGINKKITEKPTYSITDMASLEEVVKILEER, from the coding sequence ATGAAAAAATTTGCTTTTGTTTTTGCGGGCCAAGGCTCGCAAAGTATTGGTATGGGAAAAGACTTTTATGAAAATTTTTCTACTACTAAGTTACTTTTAAATGATGCTTGTAATGACACTGGCATTGATTACAAAGAGCTTTTATTTACACAAAACGATAAGTTAGATAAAACAGAATTTACTCAGCCAGCTATCGTTTTAAACTCGCTAATGACTTATTTAGCTTTTTCAAATTTTATTAAAGAAAAACCAGAATTTAGTCTTGGACACTCACTTGGAGAATTTACCGCTCTTGCAGTTAGTGGAGCATTTAATTTTATTGATGCGATTAGGCTTGTAAATTTACGTGGTAAATTTATGCAAGAAGCTTGTGTTGGTAAAGATGCCGGCATGATGGTAGTTCTTGGACTTAGTGATGAAGTGGTTGAAGAAATTTGTAAAAAAGCAAGAGAAGAAGGCTTACAAATTTATGCTGCAAACTACAACTGCGATGGACAAATCGTTGTCGCTGGTGTAAGAGCTGATCTTGTTAGCTATGAAGCAAAATTTAAAGAAGCTGGCGCAAAAAGAGCAATGCTTTTAAATATGTCGGTAGCAAGCCATTGTCCGATACTTGAACCAGCTAGTGTTAGACTAGCAAGCGAGCTTGAGAGTACTTTGGCTACCAATTTTTCTCCAGTTGTCTCAAATGTAAATGCTAAAATTTATACTGATAAAAGCGAAGCACTAGTCCTACTAAAAGAGCAGCTAATAAAACCAGTTTGCTATAAACAGAGCATTAAAAACTATGAAAATGATGTTGATTGTTTTATCGAGCTTGGTGCTGCGACGTTAAAGGGCATCAATAAAAAAATTACTGAAAAGCCAACTTATAGTATTACTGATATGGCAAGTCTTGAAGAAGTTGTGAAAATTTTGGAGGAGAGATGA
- the atpC gene encoding ATP synthase F1 subunit epsilon codes for MDKLHLEIVTPQGQIFNDDVSSVVLPGSEGEFGVLPNHASLISLLKAGIIDIEHKNKKHDVVAINWGYAKIDEGKVVILADGAVYVSGDSESELANSLEAARNLIESMSSDTNAFAATISKMENVVRAR; via the coding sequence ATGGATAAATTACATTTAGAGATCGTAACTCCTCAAGGTCAGATATTTAATGATGACGTGAGCAGTGTAGTGCTTCCAGGTAGCGAGGGTGAGTTTGGTGTTTTACCAAACCATGCCTCATTAATATCTCTTTTAAAAGCAGGTATTATAGATATAGAACATAAAAATAAAAAACATGATGTTGTTGCGATTAACTGGGGTTATGCAAAAATTGACGAAGGCAAGGTAGTAATACTTGCTGACGGTGCGGTTTACGTCTCTGGCGATAGTGAAAGTGAGCTTGCAAATTCATTGGAAGCTGCTAGAAATTTGATAGAGAGCATGAGTAGTGATACAAATGCTTTTGCAGCAACTATATCTAAAATGGAAAATGTAGTGAGAGCAAGATAA
- a CDS encoding biopolymer transporter ExbD — MAVKFTDETPELNITPLVDIMLVLLAILMVTMPTITYQEDITLPDGSKAKTSTSKQKDLIVSINSQGQVRVDQSTMSLAEFPDNIALMSTKYDKASPIYIKADKNLKYDDVMFVLKTLKGAGFNKVALETNG, encoded by the coding sequence ATGGCCGTTAAATTTACCGATGAGACACCAGAGCTAAATATAACTCCTCTTGTTGACATTATGCTTGTTTTACTAGCCATTTTAATGGTTACTATGCCAACCATAACATATCAAGAGGATATTACTCTTCCGGATGGTTCAAAGGCAAAAACTTCAACATCTAAGCAAAAAGACCTTATAGTATCTATAAATTCGCAGGGACAAGTTAGAGTTGATCAAAGTACTATGAGCCTTGCTGAGTTTCCTGATAATATCGCATTAATGAGTACAAAATACGATAAAGCCTCGCCTATCTATATAAAAGCTGACAAAAATTTAAAATACGATGATGTTATGTTTGTATTAAAGACTTTGAAAGGTGCTGGTTTTAATAAAGTAGCTTTAGAGACAAACGGTTAA
- a CDS encoding FKBP-type peptidyl-prolyl cis-trans isomerase has translation MIVSKDQVITMFYELKDANTGEILESNMQEGGQISFITGHGHIIEKLEEEVSKLKSGERATISVKAAEGCGEYNNEAIQSLPKEQFAGIDLHEGMELFGQNEDGSSVRVIVKEIKDDEVTVDFNHPYAGKDLLFNVEVLEVKDATEDEKATGMVAGAHTCGCGGHEHEHECCGGHGHGHGHGHEDGGCGCGGHGHHHH, from the coding sequence ATTATTGTGAGTAAAGATCAAGTCATAACTATGTTTTACGAACTAAAAGATGCTAATACTGGTGAAATTTTAGAGTCAAACATGCAAGAAGGTGGCCAAATTTCGTTTATAACAGGGCATGGCCATATTATAGAAAAGCTTGAAGAAGAAGTAAGCAAATTAAAATCAGGCGAAAGAGCAACTATAAGCGTAAAGGCAGCAGAGGGTTGTGGTGAATATAATAATGAAGCCATTCAGTCGTTACCAAAAGAGCAATTTGCTGGTATAGATTTGCATGAAGGAATGGAACTTTTTGGTCAAAATGAGGATGGCTCAAGCGTTCGTGTTATTGTTAAAGAGATCAAAGATGACGAAGTAACAGTTGATTTTAATCACCCATATGCTGGTAAAGATTTGCTATTTAATGTTGAAGTTTTAGAAGTTAAAGATGCGACAGAAGATGAAAAAGCAACAGGTATGGTAGCTGGGGCTCATACTTGCGGTTGTGGTGGTCATGAGCATGAGCATGAGTGCTGCGGGGGTCATGGACACGGGCATGGACACGGACACGAGGATGGCGGTTGCGGTTGCGGTGGACACGGACATCACCATCACTAA
- the tolB gene encoding Tol-Pal system protein TolB, protein MKKIFLFLCVALGLYAADATISVVNQGIALPKIALQDATTAVSDAGFKDKFFKIMLGDLKVSSDFEVIEDHVPSTYEGDATTNTMSDKGVELIFRYALEGSMGSPLTLRVKLINAKTATTRYEKVYTMPDGAKYPFLAHKSIVELTNELNLPPVGWMEKFIILSKYTSARQSSIIVADYTLTYQKTIVSGGLNIFPKWAGADQSKFYYTSYVNNKPTLFRYDLNSGTKTKIIDSIGMLIASDVSKDGSKILLTMAPKDQPDIFIYNTNSKNLTQITNYPGIDVNGNFVDNDSKIVFVSDRLGYPNVFATPAISGGSVEQMVFHGKNNNSVSTFENYVVYSSREASGSFNIYLISTQTDFIRQLTANGKNNYPRFSSDGQSVVFIKELGGQSSLGVVRLNENRSFQFPLKVGKIQSIDW, encoded by the coding sequence ATGAAGAAAATTTTTCTTTTTTTATGTGTTGCTCTAGGGCTTTATGCTGCTGATGCAACCATATCTGTTGTAAATCAAGGTATTGCCTTGCCAAAGATAGCTTTGCAAGATGCAACAACTGCTGTTAGCGATGCGGGGTTTAAAGATAAATTCTTTAAAATCATGCTAGGAGATCTAAAGGTTAGTTCCGATTTTGAAGTAATCGAAGATCATGTGCCTTCTACCTATGAAGGAGATGCGACTACTAATACAATGAGTGATAAAGGCGTCGAGCTTATCTTTAGATATGCTCTTGAAGGCTCTATGGGCTCACCTCTTACTTTGAGAGTAAAACTGATAAACGCTAAAACAGCAACTACAAGATATGAGAAGGTTTATACTATGCCAGACGGCGCAAAGTATCCGTTTTTGGCGCATAAAAGTATAGTTGAGCTTACTAATGAGCTAAATTTACCACCAGTTGGCTGGATGGAAAAATTTATTATTCTTTCAAAATATACTTCAGCTCGTCAAAGCTCTATTATAGTTGCTGATTATACACTTACATATCAAAAGACTATAGTAAGTGGCGGGCTAAATATTTTCCCAAAATGGGCAGGCGCCGATCAGAGTAAATTTTACTATACATCTTATGTAAACAATAAGCCAACTTTATTTAGATATGATCTAAATTCTGGTACAAAAACAAAGATAATTGATAGCATTGGCATGCTTATAGCCTCAGATGTTAGTAAAGATGGAAGTAAAATTCTATTAACCATGGCACCAAAAGATCAACCAGATATTTTTATCTATAATACAAATAGTAAAAATTTGACGCAGATTACTAATTATCCAGGTATAGATGTAAATGGAAATTTTGTAGATAATGATAGTAAGATAGTTTTTGTATCAGATAGGCTTGGTTATCCTAACGTTTTTGCAACTCCTGCGATTTCTGGCGGAAGCGTTGAACAAATGGTATTTCATGGTAAGAATAATAACTCTGTAAGCACATTTGAAAATTATGTTGTTTATTCAAGTAGGGAAGCAAGTGGTAGTTTTAATATATATCTAATTTCAACTCAAACAGATTTTATACGCCAGCTTACAGCAAATGGCAAAAATAATTATCCAAGATTCTCAAGCGATGGGCAAAGTGTCGTCTTTATAAAAGAGCTTGGCGGTCAAAGTTCACTAGGGGTTGTTAGGTTAAATGAAAACAGAAGTTTTCAGTTTCCTTTAAAAGTAGGAAAAATTCAGTCTATAGATTGGTAA
- a CDS encoding MotA/TolQ/ExbB proton channel family protein, with protein sequence MGGIDLFLNYIQRSSFITIIVLTWLSIYFIVSFTILFSRMAGIGAWQKREQNALEALLMGAKNIPNDSSLRKCANGRISREKLNVCISIAEKNATSGLTWLSVIASTSPFIGLFGTVVSILETFSQLGNGGGSSLGIIAPAISEALVATGCGIFVAIPAYTFNLLIKRKAYELMSVIERQADVMIALKKDDEIL encoded by the coding sequence GTGGGCGGTATAGATTTATTTTTAAATTACATTCAAAGAAGTAGTTTTATTACAATTATTGTTTTAACTTGGCTGTCAATATATTTTATAGTTAGTTTCACAATTCTTTTTTCAAGAATGGCTGGTATTGGAGCTTGGCAAAAACGTGAGCAAAATGCACTTGAAGCACTGCTTATGGGTGCTAAAAATATTCCAAATGATTCGTCTTTGAGAAAATGTGCAAATGGAAGAATCTCAAGAGAAAAACTAAACGTATGTATAAGTATAGCCGAGAAAAATGCTACAAGTGGACTAACGTGGCTAAGTGTAATAGCATCTACTTCGCCTTTTATCGGTCTTTTTGGAACCGTTGTTTCTATTTTAGAGACATTTTCACAGCTTGGAAATGGTGGAGGTTCATCACTTGGTATTATCGCTCCAGCTATTTCAGAGGCACTTGTTGCAACTGGTTGCGGAATTTTTGTTGCCATCCCAGCATATACATTTAACTTACTCATAAAAAGAAAAGCTTATGAACTAATGAGTGTTATTGAGCGTCAGGCTGATGTAATGATAGCACTTAAAAAAGATGATGAGATACTATAA
- a CDS encoding TonB C-terminal domain-containing protein, with protein sequence MSNKVKFPTLSSFLVAFCIYVTIILIVFIKLTFFVEPPKKYTDDKDAIMDVVMVDREIDQTIKAPKQADEVVKETKPKPKKESEEDKQETTNKPVVPDEPLPTPSLPTPPKEEPKPEPKKSEPKPEISKPSEESKEDVKPESKPEPKPTPKPVEKPKPKEPNIKDLFSDIDPTKLKKDDGIKKTENKVQSRKKSEASSSKAAKEASDIIKSLKIDQNPTAPKSQSTGTYDPLMGAITKQIQRRWQSYKADSANLAKVKVMIDQSGNFSYEILELSYNEEFNAKVRECLEKLTTEKFPFNPDKSTTFNLNLEDKIN encoded by the coding sequence ATGTCAAATAAAGTTAAATTTCCAACGCTTAGTTCGTTTCTTGTAGCGTTTTGTATTTACGTTACTATTATACTTATTGTATTTATAAAGCTTACATTTTTTGTAGAACCTCCTAAGAAATACACCGATGATAAAGATGCTATTATGGATGTGGTTATGGTTGATAGGGAGATTGATCAAACCATTAAAGCTCCAAAACAAGCAGATGAAGTAGTTAAAGAGACAAAGCCTAAACCTAAAAAGGAGTCAGAGGAAGATAAGCAAGAGACTACAAATAAGCCTGTTGTACCAGATGAACCATTGCCAACTCCAAGCTTACCAACTCCTCCAAAAGAGGAACCAAAACCTGAACCTAAAAAATCAGAGCCAAAGCCTGAAATTTCAAAGCCAAGTGAAGAATCCAAAGAAGATGTTAAGCCAGAGTCAAAACCTGAGCCTAAGCCTACACCAAAGCCAGTTGAAAAGCCAAAACCAAAAGAACCAAATATAAAAGATCTCTTTAGTGACATAGACCCTACAAAACTTAAAAAAGATGATGGTATAAAAAAGACCGAAAATAAAGTGCAAAGTCGTAAAAAAAGCGAAGCTTCTAGTTCAAAAGCTGCAAAAGAAGCTAGTGATATAATAAAGAGTTTAAAGATAGATCAAAATCCAACTGCTCCAAAATCACAATCCACCGGTACTTACGATCCACTAATGGGTGCTATAACAAAACAAATTCAAAGAAGATGGCAAAGCTATAAGGCTGATTCTGCAAATTTAGCTAAAGTTAAAGTTATGATAGATCAGAGTGGAAATTTTAGCTATGAAATTTTAGAGCTATCATATAATGAAGAATTTAACGCAAAAGTAAGAGAGTGCTTAGAAAAACTTACAACGGAGAAATTTCCATTCAATCCAGACAAAAGCACTACTTTTAATTTAAATTTAGAAGATAAAATAAACTAA
- the atpG gene encoding ATP synthase F1 subunit gamma, whose translation MSNLKDIKRKIKSVQNTQKTTRAMKLVSTAKLRKAEEAARYSRVYALKINEVLSEIAYKINQYASVMTESKFFNTTKSVEKVDIIFVTADKGLCGGFNVQTIKTVRRMIDELKAKKIKVRLRAVGKKGIEFFNFQGVELLETYVGASSSPTYEKAQKIIKDAIDDFTNGITDKVVLIHNGYKNMISQEIRVNDIVPIEPSKIVAVETNSLMEFEPEDNYTKIMDELLNKYFEYSMYYALVDSLAAEHSARMQAMDNATNNAKQRVKQLNLAYNKARQESITTELIEIISGVESMK comes from the coding sequence ATGTCAAATTTAAAAGATATAAAACGAAAGATCAAGAGCGTCCAGAATACTCAAAAGACGACGCGTGCAATGAAGCTTGTCTCAACAGCAAAGCTTCGCAAAGCTGAAGAGGCTGCACGCTACTCTAGAGTTTACGCACTTAAGATCAATGAGGTTTTATCAGAGATAGCTTATAAGATCAATCAATACGCTTCAGTTATGACTGAGAGTAAATTCTTTAATACAACGAAAAGTGTAGAGAAGGTTGATATTATATTTGTGACGGCTGATAAAGGACTTTGCGGTGGCTTTAACGTCCAGACTATAAAGACGGTTAGGCGTATGATCGATGAGCTAAAAGCCAAAAAGATCAAAGTTAGACTAAGAGCTGTTGGCAAAAAAGGCATAGAATTTTTCAATTTCCAAGGCGTTGAACTACTCGAGACTTATGTCGGAGCTAGCTCTTCTCCTACATATGAAAAAGCTCAAAAGATCATAAAAGACGCTATTGATGATTTTACAAACGGCATAACTGATAAAGTCGTGCTAATACACAATGGCTATAAAAATATGATTTCTCAAGAGATTAGAGTAAATGATATTGTGCCTATTGAGCCGTCTAAGATAGTTGCGGTTGAGACAAATTCTTTGATGGAATTTGAGCCAGAAGACAACTATACTAAGATTATGGACGAGTTGCTTAATAAGTATTTTGAGTATAGTATGTATTATGCCTTAGTTGACTCTTTGGCGGCTGAGCACAGCGCTAGAATGCAAGCTATGGATAATGCAACAAACAATGCTAAACAACGCGTAAAACAGTTAAATCTTGCTTACAATAAAGCAAGACAAGAGTCTATTACCACTGAGCTTATCGAGATTATCAGTGGTGTTGAATCAATGAAATAA
- a CDS encoding tetratricopeptide repeat protein: MNKKIIVVALIGATISITFGQEISAFDAGNMDSANPYGLTDNEKVTLNNKRSVQNIEENMNSVLEQLQGLQSLIESMSARMNKLEQRINDIETKVNGGISDSGVSLTSLKAYVDETRDIQDKNYKNITAALNKLGAIMDKNTAQPKQNTNPKQQNKPTSNFSGKSDKDILADGIKLLNSGNSTEAAEYFEYLNKKGYKTGASNYYLGEVAYSQKSYSTAIQYYKKSIQSEDKADYTPKLLYHTAISFDKIGDTQSANRFYKALKVGYPDSKEAKASPNRN, translated from the coding sequence ATGAATAAAAAAATAATTGTAGTGGCTCTGATTGGAGCCACTATCTCCATTACCTTTGGCCAAGAGATTTCAGCTTTTGATGCAGGCAATATGGATAGTGCGAATCCATATGGTCTAACCGACAATGAAAAAGTTACCCTAAATAATAAGCGAAGTGTTCAAAATATTGAAGAGAATATGAATAGTGTTTTAGAACAACTTCAAGGTTTGCAAAGTTTGATTGAGAGTATGAGTGCTAGAATGAATAAGCTTGAGCAAAGAATAAATGATATAGAGACGAAGGTAAATGGTGGCATAAGTGATTCTGGTGTAAGTTTGACATCACTGAAGGCTTATGTTGATGAAACTAGAGATATACAAGACAAAAACTACAAGAATATCACCGCTGCCTTAAATAAATTAGGTGCAATAATGGATAAAAATACTGCTCAACCAAAGCAAAATACAAATCCAAAACAACAAAATAAGCCAACTTCAAATTTTAGTGGAAAAAGCGATAAAGATATTTTAGCTGATGGCATTAAGCTTTTAAATTCTGGCAATAGCACAGAAGCAGCTGAATATTTTGAATACTTAAATAAAAAAGGCTATAAAACTGGTGCTTCAAATTATTATCTAGGCGAAGTTGCTTATAGTCAAAAATCATACAGCACAGCCATACAATACTATAAAAAAAGTATACAAAGTGAAGATAAGGCTGACTACACTCCAAAACTTTTGTATCACACAGCTATAAGCTTTGATAAGATAGGTGACACGCAAAGTGCAAATAGATTTTATAAAGCTTTAAAAGTCGGCTATCCAGATAGTAAAGAAGCCAAAGCCTCTCCTAATAGAAACTAA
- the atpD gene encoding F0F1 ATP synthase subunit beta, whose product MKGVISQVMGPVVDVDFNDYLPKINEAIEVFFEVEGKKHKLILEVAAHLGDNRVRTIAMDMSEGLTRGLEAKALGAPISVPVGEKVLGRIFNVVGDLIDEGEGINFDKHWSIHRDPPPFEEQSTKSEIFETGIKVVDLLAPYAKGGKVGLFGGAGVGKTVIIMELIHNVAFKHSGYSVFAGVGERTREGNDLYHEMKESNVLDKVALCYGQMNEPPGARNRIALTGLTMAEYFRDEMGLDVLMFIDNIFRFSQSGAEMSALLGRIPSAVGYQPTLASEMGKFQERITSTKKGSITSVQAVYVPADDLTDPAPATVFAHLDATTVLNRSIAEKGIYPAVDPLDSTSRMLDPQILGADHYKVARGVQAVLQKYKDLQDIIAILGMDELSEEDKLTVDRARKIERFLSQPFFVAEVFTGSPGKYVSLDENIAGFKGILEGKYDHLPEAAFYMVGNIDEALAKAEKLKA is encoded by the coding sequence ATGAAGGGTGTTATTAGTCAAGTTATGGGCCCTGTGGTCGATGTTGACTTTAATGACTACTTGCCGAAGATCAATGAAGCTATCGAAGTTTTCTTTGAGGTTGAGGGCAAGAAACATAAACTAATATTAGAAGTTGCTGCTCACCTAGGTGATAATAGAGTTAGAACTATCGCTATGGATATGAGTGAGGGTCTGACTCGTGGCTTAGAGGCTAAAGCGCTTGGTGCACCTATAAGCGTGCCGGTTGGCGAAAAAGTTTTGGGTAGAATTTTTAACGTAGTTGGCGATTTGATCGACGAGGGTGAGGGTATAAATTTCGATAAGCACTGGTCTATCCACCGCGATCCTCCTCCATTTGAAGAGCAAAGTACAAAGAGTGAAATTTTTGAAACTGGTATCAAGGTGGTTGATCTTCTTGCTCCTTATGCAAAGGGTGGTAAAGTTGGTCTATTTGGTGGTGCTGGTGTTGGTAAAACGGTTATTATTATGGAGCTTATCCACAACGTTGCGTTTAAACACAGCGGTTACTCTGTATTTGCAGGCGTTGGTGAGAGAACTCGTGAAGGAAATGACCTTTATCACGAAATGAAAGAAAGTAACGTTTTGGATAAAGTTGCCTTGTGCTATGGCCAAATGAACGAGCCACCAGGAGCAAGAAACCGTATCGCGCTAACTGGTCTTACAATGGCTGAGTACTTCCGTGATGAGATGGGACTTGATGTTTTGATGTTTATCGATAATATCTTCCGTTTCTCTCAATCAGGTGCAGAGATGTCAGCTCTACTTGGACGTATTCCATCAGCTGTTGGTTACCAGCCAACTCTTGCAAGTGAGATGGGTAAATTCCAAGAGAGAATCACGTCAACTAAAAAAGGCTCAATTACCTCTGTTCAAGCTGTTTACGTTCCTGCGGACGACCTTACGGACCCAGCTCCTGCTACGGTTTTTGCTCACCTTGATGCTACAACGGTTCTTAATAGATCGATCGCAGAAAAAGGTATCTATCCAGCTGTTGACCCACTTGATTCTACTTCAAGAATGCTTGATCCTCAAATTTTAGGAGCAGATCACTATAAAGTAGCTCGTGGTGTTCAAGCTGTACTTCAAAAGTATAAAGACCTTCAAGATATCATCGCTATCCTTGGTATGGACGAGCTTAGCGAAGAAGATAAGTTAACAGTTGATAGAGCAAGAAAAATCGAGAGATTTTTATCTCAGCCATTCTTTGTTGCTGAAGTATTTACAGGTAGCCCTGGTAAATATGTAAGTCTTGACGAAAATATCGCTGGCTTCAAGGGAATTTTGGAGGGTAAATATGATCATTTACCAGAAGCAGCATTTTATATGGTTGGAAATATAGATGAGGCTTTAGCTAAAGCTGAGAAACTTAAGGCTTAA
- a CDS encoding OmpA family protein gives MKKVVLASVAVATLLLSGCSSKNPEVDMNSNSNQSADNSGSMSDADRLAALIANIESQVKSVYFDFDKFNIKADQQGVVSSNASVFNQADAQALSIKVEGNCDEWGTDEYNYALGLKRAKSAKDALVRNGVSADRIAVVSFGESNPVCTDKTKACDAQNRRADFKVLP, from the coding sequence ATGAAAAAAGTAGTTCTAGCAAGTGTTGCAGTTGCAACTTTATTGTTGAGTGGTTGTAGCTCAAAAAACCCTGAAGTTGATATGAATTCAAATTCAAATCAATCTGCAGACAATTCAGGTAGCATGAGTGATGCTGATAGATTAGCAGCTCTTATTGCTAATATCGAGAGTCAAGTTAAAAGTGTATATTTTGACTTTGATAAATTTAATATCAAAGCTGATCAACAAGGTGTTGTTAGCTCAAATGCATCAGTATTCAACCAAGCTGACGCTCAAGCTCTTTCTATAAAAGTAGAAGGTAACTGCGATGAGTGGGGTACAGATGAGTATAACTATGCTCTTGGTTTAAAACGTGCTAAAAGCGCTAAAGATGCTCTTGTAAGAAATGGCGTTAGTGCTGATAGAATCGCTGTAGTTAGCTTTGGTGAAAGCAATCCAGTTTGTACAGACAAAACAAAAGCTTGCGACGCTCAAAATAGACGTGCAGATTTCAAAGTACTTCCGTAA